In Arachis hypogaea cultivar Tifrunner chromosome 2, arahy.Tifrunner.gnm2.J5K5, whole genome shotgun sequence, a genomic segment contains:
- the LOC112736444 gene encoding uncharacterized protein isoform X1, with product MALPTPPLPDWLVQWATKILKQELNYLLYYGKNIKDLENQVNKLKLERQKLGDRVAEDEDRHGREIYDDVSKWLDGADTIIDAYEKFEKEEEEAHMKCLAGFPPNLPARYFLSKKSIEIKGKAESQLQKAKFDIISRSRGPPSVSLVLSNVDYQSLPSRVTAMKDITNALKDSSARMIGVHGPSGVGKTTLVMEAVNRVQNDQEKPKLFDVVIMANVTKSPNIRKIQGQIADMLWMKLDEESEEGRASRIRERLKKEKESTLIILDDLYGKVDLNILGIPWQSGDGNQKNPKGKKSLGSSTPNEETKQQGLADGGVMMNSQKASDASSSSSLASNSVIALTTEERYKGCKVLLISEVRQVLNQMDVRPKLVVPLELLNEKDARTLFNKIAGIGDKSTEFGELPAQIVEKCDGLPMSLVTTAKALKGRSRLVWQDTYQKFETQTMTGTPEHSTRVIYDLLENEELRITFLLCACMDNDALVSDLVRACIGLGFLRGIYTVKDTRSRVQVMLMKLRESGLLSDSYSSDRYTMQNLVRNAALSIAFKERHMLMLNKVRVDEWPDDDELRRYAAISLRHCDIIDAITKTMTCDRLKILEVINNDPQLKLPKKFFEQMKELKVLILTGINLSPSDSSVGCLTKLRMLCLEHCTLSSSKEELSLSEELSIIKNLENLRILSFSGSNINCLPVELGDLSKLQTLDISNCPKLRVIPPDVISRLTSLEELYMRKTQIQWPKIINGDENDERKNASLLELGELNQLTNLDIQIQSVDHLPENLFFDKLSSYKIVIGSSNRYMKRDFKMPEKYELSRFLAIHQKSGIHIHSHKGIKMLFERVEYLLLGKLNGVQDLFYELNLKGFSHLKYLAIQNNHDIQFLIHPKDREEHHEKAFEKLETLELHKVTQIEGLCFSSYLLSESSFVNLKAITINFCEKLKYLFLPSLLKHLTALETIQIFDCDSLKEIVPVERPDESEMLKLPKLHTLTLQSLKDFIGFYSISTTESTKFLFHEKVEVSVLERLELRSIQIDQIWNDQSSNFGNLIHLDVSGCHSLKYLLPFSLAKNLKKLQSLYVSECYQMENIFPDGPVKVAKDATFPNLKNIKLSRMSSLRKIWNLNVPVEKLDTLVIEKCNQLVSVFSHDMEGIFQGLSSLTVTDCKSLETIFDLTADQNWYARPYQTLLRDVHLESLRKLESILRCKQDQEGTLQLKSLQNITVHGCGNLKNIFPFTIAKHQLENLQCLVVSDCSTLKEIVAVQNVTSDNSSSSGTSNPVPLVFPELTSIKFSKLPEFENFCGGHCELKCEKLDEVSIELCDKLELFRESQLLHETFPSSQAATSAQRKPLFHEKVMNKLRSMHIELQHTSSSTRYRRDKLEVLRLSRLEDTEILFRFLHSNPNLKSLWLDNCLFDKLVESQEKSSSDGNEHIGVVPKLKTLRLTNLSCLKEIGFEHDAILQRIESLLLENCPKLDTIVPSKERIRFNFLTNLEVVYCKCIKYVMPLSTAKSLGQLVTMKVINCESLEEIIVSDHQTVDKEVDEQSRTNNKIVFKQMKALELVSLKNLKSFCSSKICSLEFPLLEKFVVSACPKMEKFSEKEIKTMPTIMQKVYVVRDEEKRLCWNGDLRATIEHIYNKKKYYEGMDKISVSEHLVLEEGWKTEKALDKGWFYSLKTLTLERCKFESFAIPFFVLRCLKSLKELEVRNCKNITCIFEMNDIKGTFQLEKLTLEELPNVTHVWPQQDKQNDSRFRNLQQVFVKSCRKLKALFPVAIATNLKMLEQLEVHFCDELLEIVEKGSGGGGETKKFVFLYLTWLGLFNLPRLTHFYDGMFTLECPELKILYPFNCNKFELFQTPQENSPSITRPALFSDIKDISKVKTLSMKSKDNSVLKSWSQQSEDLKLEYLRGLMLTFDDDVNNEYSTLQCEILGRRTPNLQRMGIMNSTSLKNILFPSQNRKILENLEYLALSCLFELSSIGGLEYLSKLQKFGVFQCPLLRTIEQYPSSLKKLNVAGCHGLQCLFTSSAAKSLKHLKELYVYDCKSLKDIVRKEQGDETATEEIIFQQLKSISLQYLECLECFYQGNAALKLPSLAQAKIWKCPKMIIFSQQLRQEDPSEKVSVSFHSGADKSEVQLTHYHQLNLAVGAQFLNQTFLFLNDYPEMQGKWVGASGIPVEWSFNYLKYLEVEGCDFLTNAVLPSHLLPLLRNLENLTVKKCKFVAAIFDVKDTPPEHDDPNKIVKIPVKKIILEELPTLTHVWNNDPKPSLSFPSLEKVFVEECKSIKSLFPASVPRDNLEHLDVRNCGELEEIVAKDEAFPQEVIILFPKLTCLVLRDLPKLRRTCSGMQSLLDWSAVLTRLYVSRCPMLKVFAQDIQNSNPGVEDGFATDDDKHHLFSSAQKVTTSNFEELELSKEDVRMIEKGLLHVDLQNLNYLGLNNFNDNETDEFPDVFLSKMSLPKLKEFQLLDCAFKYIFRPKRPDMDYSKMLSQLNYLNITNLHKLNSMGFEHPWMAPLLESLETLKVSECNLLTNLAASSVVSFLYLRVLRVENCAGLKYLFTSSTAKSLGALQELVITKCKSLEKVVAHEEGDKPDDMVLFSNLYTLSLNELPQLESFYTGNSTLYFPMLYGNLLCTITKCNKMKTFSHGDVLPKFMQGKIDEDPWHGDLNAAVQKQFQKAHIITTTAPWTYMDLLPTERSLLLLSFITLAQSANSTIKKKQRRTLELPVSTAQCPPEYNENVTG from the exons ATGGCTCTTCCTACACCTCCTTTACCAGATTGGCTTGTCCAATGGGCAACAAAGATCTTAAAGCAAGAGCTGAACTACCTCCTGTACTATGGAAAAAACATTAAAGATCTAGAAAATCAAGTTAACAAGCTCAAGCTAGAGCGACAGAAGCTGGGTGATAGGGTTGCGGAGGATGAAGACCGCCATGGGAGAGAAATATATGATGACGTGTCAAAATGGCTGGACGGGGCTGATACAATCATTGATGCCTATGAAAagttcgaaaaagaagaagaagaagcccaTATGAAATGTTTAGCTGGCTTTCCTCCTAATTTGCCAGCAAGATATTTTCTTAGCAAAAAATCAatagaaattaaaggaaaagcTGAGAGTCAGTTACAGAAGGCAAAGTTTGATATCATATCACGTAGTCGAGGGCCACCTTCAGTGAGTCTTGTTTTATCAAATGTTGATTATCAAAGCCTTCCTTCGAGAGTTACGGCCATGAAAGACATCACGAATGCATTGAAAGACTCGAGTGCTAGAATGATCGGTGTTCACGGGCCATCTGGTGTGGGAAAGACCACTCTAGTCATGGAAGCGGTTAACAGAGTTCAAAACGATCAAGAAAAGCCGAAGCTCTTCGATGTGGTGATCATGGCGAATGTGACGAAAAGTCCAAACATCCGAAAGATTCAAGGGCAGATTGCTGACATGCTGTGGATGAAACTTGACGAGGAAAGTGAAGAAGGAAGAGCAAGTCGAATAAGAGAGAGATTGAAGAAAGAGAAGGAGAGTACTCTTATAATCCTCGATGATCTTTACGGTAAAGTTGATTTGAATATATTGGGGATTCCATGGCAGAGTGGTGATGGAAATCAgaagaatccaaaaggaaagaagtcCCTTGGCTCAAGCACTCCCAATGAGGAGACAAAGCAACAAGGCCTAGCAGATGGTGGTGTGATGATGAATTCCCAGAAGGCCTCTGatgcttcctcttcttcttctttagctTCAAATTCGGTAATAGCGTTGACAACAGAAGAGCGCTATAAAGGGTGCAAGGTTTTGCTTATCTCAGAGGTGAGGCAAGTGCTGAATCAAATGGATGTAAGGCCAAAACTAGTTGTCCCTCTGGAACTCTTGAACGAGAAGGACGCAAGGACATTGTTCAATAAAATAGCAGGAATAGGTGACAAGAGCACTGAATTTGGAGAATTGCCAGCTCAGATTGTCGAAAAATGTGATGGATTACCGATGTCGTTAGTTACAACTGCAAAGGCCTTGAAAGGCCGAAGTCGGTTGGTTTGGCAGGATACTTATCAGAAGTTTGAAACGCAGACAATGACAGGAACACCTGAGCATTCTACACGGGTGATTTACGATCTATTAGAAAACGAGGAGCTCAGGATAACCTTCTTGCTTTGTGCTTGTATGGATAACGATGCATTAGTTTCAGATCTGGTGAGAGCATGCATTGGATTGGGTTTTCTTCGTGGGATCTACACAGTAAAGGACACCAGAAGCAGAGTGCAAGTGATGCTTATGAAACTTAGAGAGTCAGGGTTGTTGTCCGACAGCTATTCGAGTGACCGTTACACGATGCAAAATCTTGTTCGCAATGCGGCTTTGTCGATAGCATTCAAGGAGAGGCACATGCTCATGTTGAACAAAGTAAGAGTAGATGAATGGCCAGATGATGATGAGCTTAGAAGGTATGCTGCTATTTCCTTGCGGCATTGTGATATCATTGATGCCATTACTAAGACAATGACATGTGATAGACTTAAAATCTTGGAAGTTATCAATAATGATCCACAATTGAAACTTCCAAAGAAGTTCTTCGAACAAATGAAAGAGCTCAAAGTGTTGATCTTAACTGGCATTAATCTGTCACCGTCCGATTCATCTGTTGGTTGTTtaaccaaactcagaatgctctGTTTGGAGCATTGCACGCTAAGTTCATCCAAAGAAGAATTAAGTTTGAGTGAGGAATTAAGCATCATAAAAAACCTGGAGAATCTGAGAATTCTTAGCTTTTCAGGGTCTAATATTAATTGCTTGCCTGTTGAATTAGGGGATTTGTCTAAGTTGCAAACCCTAGACATAAGTAATTGCCCTAAACTTAGAGTCATTCCACCCGATGTAATCTCACGTCTTACTTCTTTGGAGGAGTTGTACATGAGAAAGACTCAAATTCAATGGCCAAAGATTATTAATGGAGACGAAAATGATGAGAGGAAAAATGCTAGCCTATTAGAATTGGGAGAATTGAATCAATTGACAAATCTTGACATACAAATACAAAGTGTGGACCATTTGCCAGAGAACTTGTTCTTTGACAAGTTATCTAGTTACAAAATTGTCATTGGCTCTTCGAATAGATATATGAAGAGAGATTTTAAAATGCCAGAAAAGTATGAATTGTCGAGATTTTTGGCAATACATCAAAAAAGTGGCATTCATATTCATTCTCACAAGGGAATCAAAATGCTGTTCGAAAGAGTTGAGTATCTTTTGCTGGGAAAACTCAATGGTGTTCAAGATCTGTTTTATGAGTTGAATTTGAAAGGTTTTTCCCATCTCAAATATCTGGCCATTCAGAATAATCATGATATCCAATTTCTTATTCATCCAAAGGACAGGGAGGAGCATCATGAGAAGGCTTTTGAGAAACTAGAGACTCTTGAACTCCATAAAGTGACGCAAATCGAGGGACTATGCTTCTCTTCATATCTTCTTTCTGAGTCCTCTTTTGTAAACTTGAAAGCCATCACAATCAATTTCTGTGAAAAATTAAAGTATCTCTTCTTGCCTTCTTTGCTTAAGCATCTAACTGCTCTTGAGACAATACAAATTTTTGATTGTGACTCTTTAAAGGAGATTGTTCCTGTAGAGAGGCCTGATGAAAGTGAGATGCTTAAGCTCCCTAAATTACACACTCTGACACTACAATCTTTAAAAGActtcattggattctattccataTCAACAACAGAAAGCACCAAATTCCTATTTCATGAAAAG GTTGAAGTTTCAGTATTAGAGAGACTGGAGTTGAGGTCGATCCAAATAGATCAAATATGGAATGACCAAAGTTCTAATTTTGGAAATTTGATCCATTTGGATGTGAGTGGTTGTCACAGTTTGAAATATTTGTTGCCATTCTCATTGGCAAAGAATCTCAAGAAGCTTCAAAGCCTTTATGTTAGTGAATGCTACCAGATGGAGAACATCTTTCCTGATGGACCTGTAAAAGTTGCTAAG GATGCTACTTTTCCAaatttgaagaatataaagctgaGCAGGATGAGCAGTTTGAGAAAGATATGGAATCTTAATGTCCCGGTTGAGAAACTGGACACACTGGTCATTGAAAAGTGCAATCAATTGGTGAGTGTTTTCAGTCATGACATGGAGGGAATATTTCAAGGACTAAGCAGCTTGACAGTTACTGATTGCAAGTCACTGGAAACTATATTTGACCTAACCGCCGATCAGAACTGGTATGCTCGTCCCTACCAAACTTTATTGCGGGATGTTCATTTGGAATCATTACGAAAACTGGAAAGTATATTGAGATGCAAGCAAGACCAAGAAGGGACACTTCAACTGAAATCTCTGCAGAACATAACAGTTCATGGTTGTGGCAACTTGAAAAATATATTTCCATTTACCATTGCTAAACACCAGCTTGAAAATCTGCAATGTTTAGTTGTATCGGATTGCTCCACATTAAAGGAAATTGTAGCAGTGCAAAATGTTACCAGCGacaacagcagcagcagcggCACAAGCAATCCTGTTCCCTTGGTGTTTCCTGAGCTAACCTCCATTAAATTTTCTAAGCTACCAGAGTTCGAGAATTTCTGTGGAGGACATTGTGAATTGAAGTGTGAAAAATTAGATGAGGTGTCTATTGAACTTTGTGACAAGCTCGAACTATTTAGAGAAAGCCAACTCTTGCATGAAACATTTCCGTCCTCTCAAGCCGCAACATCTGCTCAAAGAAAGCCACTCTTTCATGAAAAG GTAATGAATAAGTTGAGGTCGATGCATATTGAGTTACAGCATACAAGTTCGTCAACTCGCTATCGACGAGACAAGTTAGAAGTTCTTCGCTTGTCCCGGTTAGAGGACACTGAGATTCTATTTCGTTTCCTTCACAGCAATCCTAATTTGAAGAGCCTATGGCTGGATAATTGTCTCTTTGACAAGTTGGTGGAGTCTCAAGAAAAGTCCTCTTCCGATGGAAATGAACACATAGGAGTTGTTCCAAAGCTAAAAACCTTGAGGTTAACCAACTTGTCTTGTCTTAAGGAGATTGGCTTTGAACATGATGCAATTCTTCAAAGAATAGAGTCATTGCTTTTAGAGAATTGTCCTAAATTGGATACTATAGTGCCTTCAAAGGAGAGAATACGTTTCAATTTCTTGACCAATTTGGAAGTGGTATATTGTAAATGCATAAAATATGTAATGCCACTTTCAACAGCTAAAAGCTTGGGTCAACTCGTCACAATGAAGGTAATCAATTGTGAATCTCTGGAGGAAATTATTGTATCAGATCATCAAACAGTAGATAAAGAAGTCGATGAACAGAGCAGGACTAATAATAAGATAGTTTTTAAACAAATGAAAGCTCTTGAACTTGTATCTTTGAAGAATCTTAAAAGTTTCTGCAGTTCCAAGATTTGTTCTCTTGAGTTTCCACTATTGGAGAAATTCGTGGTGAGTGCTTGCCCCAAAATGGAAAAGTTCTCTGAAAAAGAAATCAAAACCATGCCAACAATTATGCAAAAAGTGTATGTTGTACGTGATGAAGAGAAGAGATTGTGCTGGAATGGTGATTTACGAGCCACAAtagaacatatatacaataagaaG AAATATTATGAAGGTATGGACAAAATAAGTGTTTCCGAGCATTTGGTACTTGAAGAAGGCTGGAAGACTGAAAAAGCTCTTGACAAAGGTTGGTTTTACAGTTTGAAGACTTTGACGTTGGAAAGGTGTAAATTTGAATCATTTGCAATTCCATTTTTTGTTCTTCGATGTTTGAAGAGCCTAAAAGAATTGGAAGTGCGAAATTGTAAGAACATCACATGCATATTTGAAATGAATGACATCAAGGGAACATTCCAGTTGGAGAAGCTCACTTTGGAAGAGCTACCAAATGTGACTCACGTGTGGCCCCAACAGGATAAACAAAATGACAGCCGCTTTCGAAATCTGCAGCAGGTGTTTGTCAAGTCTTGTAGAAAACTGAAAGCCTTGTTTCCTGTTGCCATAGCTACAAATCTTAAGATGCTTGAGCAACTTGAAGTACATTTTTGTGATGAGTTGCTAGAAATTGTTGAGAAAGGTAGTGGTGGAGGTGGTGaaacaaaaaaatttgtgtttctttaTCTAACATGGTTGGGATTGTTTAACTTGCCGCGACTCACTCACTTTTATGATGGAATGTTCACTTTGGAGTGTCCAGAGTTAAAGATTTTGTATCCGTTCAACTGCAACAAATTTGAACTATTTCAGACACCACAAGAAAATAGCCCTTCAATTACTAGACCAGCCCTTTTCTCAGATATAAAG GACATTTCCAAGGTGAAAACTTTGAGCATGAAATCGAAGGACAATTCGGTGCTAAAGTCATGGTCACAGCAGTCCGAGGATCTTAAACTTGAATATTTAAGGGGACTAATGTTAACCTTTGATGATGATGTGAATAATGAGTACTCTACTTTGCAGTGTGAAATACTTGGGAGGCGGACACCCAATTTACAGAGAATGGGCATTATGAATTCCACAAGCCTCAAGAACATATTGTTCCCCTCTCAAAATCGCAAGATCCTTGAAAACTTAGAGTACTTGGCCCTAAGCTGCCTATTTGAGCTAAGCTCCATTGGCGGGTTAGAGTACTTGTCAAAGCTCCAGAAATTCGGTGTTTTTCAATGTCCACTTTTGAGGACAATAGAACAATATCCCTCCAGTTTGAAAAAATTGAATGTGGCAGGATGTCATGGATTACAGTGTTTATTCACATCCTCAGCAGCTAAAAGCTTAAAGCACCTTAAGGAGTTGTACGTTTATGATTGTAAATCATTGAAAGACATAGTGCGAAAAGAGCAAGGTGATGAAACAGCCACAGAAGAGATCATTTTTCAGCAGCTAAAAAGCATAAGTCTTCAATATTTGGAATGCCTGGAATGCTTTTATCAAGGCAATGCTGCCTTAAAGTTACCCTCTCTGGCTCAGGCGAAGATATGGAAGTGCCCCAAGATGATCATTTTCTCTCAACAATTGAGACAAGAAGATCCTTCAGAAAAAGTCAGCGTTTCTTTCCATAGCGGAGCTGACAAATCGGAGGTCCAACTAACTCATTATCATCAACTCAACCTCGCAGTAGGAGCCCAGTTCTTAAATCAG ACATTTTTATTTCTGAATGATTATCCTGAAATGCAAGGAAAATGGGTTGGCGCATCAGGAATCCCAGTTGAGTGGTCTTTtaactatttaaaatatttggAGGTGGAAGGTTGTGACTTTTTGACAAATGCAGTGCTCCCATCTCATTTGCTTCCCCTTCTAAGAAATTTGGAAAATCTGACagtaaagaaatgtaaatttgttGCGGCAATATTTGATGTGAAAGACACACCACCAGAACACGATGATCCAAACAAGATTGTTAAGATTCCGGTGAAGAAGATCATTTTGGAGGAGCTTCCAACTCTGACTCATGTTTGGAACAATGATCCCAAACCAAGTCTCAGCTTTCCATCTCTGGAGAAAGTCTTTGTTGAGGAATGTAAAAGCATAAAAAGTTTATTTCCAGCATCAGTTCCCAGAGACAACCTAGAGCATTTAGATGTGAGAAACTGTGGGGAGTTAGAGGAGATTGTTGCAAAAGATGAAGCATTTCCCCAAGAGGTTATTATTCTGTTCCCCAAATTGACCTGTCTGGTGCTACGGGATTTGCCAAAGCTAAGGCGCACTTGTTCTGGAATGCAAAGTTTATTAGACTGGTCTGCTGTCTTAACAAGATTATACGTTTCTCGTTGTCCAATGCTCAAAGTTTTTGCACAAGATATTCAGAATTCAAATCCAGGGGTTGAAGATGGTTTTGCAACTGATGATGACAAACACCACCTTTTTTCTTCTGCACAAAAG GTTACTACCTCCAATTTTGAGGAACTAGAGCTGAGTAAGGAAGATGTTAGAATGATTGAGAAAGGACTACTTCACGTGGACCTCCAAAACTTGAATTACTTGGGACTGAATAACTTCAATGATAATGAGACAGATGAATTTCCAGATGTTTTCCTCTCCAAGATGTCACTACCGAAATTAAAGGAGTTTCAGCTGCTAGATTGCGCCTTTAAATATATCTTCCGCCCAAAGAGGCCTGACATGGATTATTCCAAAATGCTCTCGCAGCTCAATTATTTGAATATTACCAATCTACACAAGCTCAATTCCATGGGGTTTGAGCACCCCTGGATGGCCCCTCTTCTTGAAAGTCTAGAAACCTTGAAGGTTTCGGAATGCAACTTGTTGACAAACTTGGCAGCTTCATCTGTCGTGTCTTTCCTCTATCTCAGGGTACTGAGGGTAGAGAATTGCGCAGGATTGAAATATTTGTTCACATCTTCAACTGCCAAAAGTTTGGGTGCACTGCAAGAATTGGTCATTACCAAGTGTAAATCATTAGAGAAAGTAGTGGCTCATGAAGAGGGAGATAAACCAGATGATATGGTATTATTCAGTAATCTCTATACTTTGTCTCTCAACGAGTTACCACAACTTGAAAGCTTTTACACGGGGAATTCAACTTTGTATTTCCCGATGCTATATGGTAATTTATTGTGCACGATCACTAAGTGTAATAAGATGAAGACTTTCTCTCATGGCGACGTGCTACCCAAGTTTATGCAAGGGAAAATAGATGAAGACCCTTGGCATGGTGATTTGAATGCCGCAGTCCAGAAACAGTTTCAGAAAGCACACATTATCACAACTACTGCCCCCTGGACTTATAT GGACTTGTTGCCTACTGAGAGAAGCTTATTGTTGCTTTCATTCATCACGCTGGCCCAAAGTGCTAATAGTACAATCAAGAAGAAACAGCGTAGAACACTTGAATTGCCAGTGAGTACG GCTCAGTGTCCCCCGGAATACAATGAGAATGTAACTGGATAG